A single window of Nicotiana sylvestris chromosome 3, ASM39365v2, whole genome shotgun sequence DNA harbors:
- the LOC138886913 gene encoding probable transposase-like protein At4g04430 isoform X3: MMSPPANMTPATSSSTVGNDDDEHRMWIKPEADGFDPHKPVIEGIALCIRSKFELAKPSWKKFSQSIRDMWFEEFRKKFKWLPQYNVATRDNFEKRAAARMTQLFQDIRKNLPVKPNWMGDDVFKEMKEYWESPEFKSKSEQNKKNCNSNDGASIHTCGCISHRVVIWKRMKEATGKEPSIAEFYFQTHHTKNEKCWVNEKAEAAYNNFERTKQELSASQSASTEVHASNANLYAQLQEERRKNKKMRKELDLLKKYVNFNASSSNELSSQEDN, from the exons ATGATGTCTCCACCGGCCAATATGACTCCAGCCACCTCATCTAGTACGGTTGGCAATGACGATGATGAGCATCGAATGTGGATTAAACCTGAAGCGGATGG GTTTGATCCTCATAAGCCAGTTATTGAAGGTATTGCTCTTTGCATTCGTAGTAAATTTGAGCTAGCTAAACCTTCTTGGAAGAAGTTCTCACAATCTATTCGCGATATGTGGTTTGAGGAATTCAGG AAGAAATTCAAATGGCTACCTCAGTATAATGTAGCTACACGGGACAATTTTGAGAAAAGAGCAGCGGCAAGAATGACCCAACTTTTTCAAGATATTAGAAAAAACTTGCCTGTGAAACCAAATTGGATGGGGGATGATGTATTCAAAGAGATGAAGGAGTATTGGGAGTCTCCTGAATTTAAGTCAAAGTCCGAACAGAATAAAAAGAATTGTAATTCAAATGACGGCGCCTCAATTCATACATGTGGTTGTATATCTCATCGAGTGGTGATTTGGAAGAGAatg AAAGAAGCCACCGGAAAAGAACCTTCAATTGCGGAATTTTATTTTCAGACTCATcacacaaaaaatgaaaaatgttgGGTAAATGAGAAAGCTGAAGCTGCTTAT AATAATTTTGAAAGAACGAAACAAGAACTATCAGCTTCTCAAAGTGCATCAACTGAG GTGCATGCTTCCAATGCTAACTTATATGCTCAGTTGCAAGAAGAGCGGCGCAAAAACAAAAAGATGAGGAAAGAATTAGACTTATTGAAGAAGTACGTGAATTTCAATGCATCTTCTTCAAATGAGTTATCATCTCAAGAAGACAATTAA
- the LOC138886913 gene encoding probable transposase-like protein At4g04430 isoform X2 produces the protein MMSPPANMTPATSSSTVGNDDDEHRMWIKPEADGKFELAKPSWKKFSQSIRDMWFEEFRKKFKWLPQYNVATRDNFEKRAAARMTQLFQDIRKNLPVKPNWMGDDVFKEMKEYWESPEFKSKSEQNKKNCNSNDGASIHTCGCISHRVVIWKRMKEATGKEPSIAEFYFQTHHTKNEKCWVNEKAEAAYNNFERTKQELSASQSASTEVGDTNSASQLSEMDIWVQSVGGKKKGRVAGLGSLGRSVKALKHSTSSLPGQIDEMIKSQVHASNANLYAQLQEERRKNKKMRKELDLLKKYVNFNASSSNELSSQEDN, from the exons ATGATGTCTCCACCGGCCAATATGACTCCAGCCACCTCATCTAGTACGGTTGGCAATGACGATGATGAGCATCGAATGTGGATTAAACCTGAAGCGGATGG TAAATTTGAGCTAGCTAAACCTTCTTGGAAGAAGTTCTCACAATCTATTCGCGATATGTGGTTTGAGGAATTCAGG AAGAAATTCAAATGGCTACCTCAGTATAATGTAGCTACACGGGACAATTTTGAGAAAAGAGCAGCGGCAAGAATGACCCAACTTTTTCAAGATATTAGAAAAAACTTGCCTGTGAAACCAAATTGGATGGGGGATGATGTATTCAAAGAGATGAAGGAGTATTGGGAGTCTCCTGAATTTAAGTCAAAGTCCGAACAGAATAAAAAGAATTGTAATTCAAATGACGGCGCCTCAATTCATACATGTGGTTGTATATCTCATCGAGTGGTGATTTGGAAGAGAatg AAAGAAGCCACCGGAAAAGAACCTTCAATTGCGGAATTTTATTTTCAGACTCATcacacaaaaaatgaaaaatgttgGGTAAATGAGAAAGCTGAAGCTGCTTAT AATAATTTTGAAAGAACGAAACAAGAACTATCAGCTTCTCAAAGTGCATCAACTGAGGTAGGTGACACTAATTCAGCAAGCCAATTAAGTGAAATGGATATTTGGGTGCAATCTGTTGGTGGAAAGAAAAAAGGAAGGGTTGCGGGCCTTGGCTCCTTAGGTCGATCTGTAAAAGCACTTAAGCATTCAACATCTTCTTTACCTGGACAAATTGATGAGATGATTAAATCTCAGGTGCATGCTTCCAATGCTAACTTATATGCTCAGTTGCAAGAAGAGCGGCGCAAAAACAAAAAGATGAGGAAAGAATTAGACTTATTGAAGAAGTACGTGAATTTCAATGCATCTTCTTCAAATGAGTTATCATCTCAAGAAGACAATTAA
- the LOC138886913 gene encoding uncharacterized protein isoform X1, translating into MMSPPANMTPATSSSTVGNDDDEHRMWIKPEADGFDPHKPVIEGIALCIRSKFELAKPSWKKFSQSIRDMWFEEFRKKFKWLPQYNVATRDNFEKRAAARMTQLFQDIRKNLPVKPNWMGDDVFKEMKEYWESPEFKSKSEQNKKNCNSNDGASIHTCGCISHRVVIWKRMKEATGKEPSIAEFYFQTHHTKNEKCWVNEKAEAAYNNFERTKQELSASQSASTEVGDTNSASQLSEMDIWVQSVGGKKKGRVAGLGSLGRSVKALKHSTSSLPGQIDEMIKSQVHASNANLYAQLQEERRKNKKMRKELDLLKKYVNFNASSSNELSSQEDN; encoded by the exons ATGATGTCTCCACCGGCCAATATGACTCCAGCCACCTCATCTAGTACGGTTGGCAATGACGATGATGAGCATCGAATGTGGATTAAACCTGAAGCGGATGG GTTTGATCCTCATAAGCCAGTTATTGAAGGTATTGCTCTTTGCATTCGTAGTAAATTTGAGCTAGCTAAACCTTCTTGGAAGAAGTTCTCACAATCTATTCGCGATATGTGGTTTGAGGAATTCAGG AAGAAATTCAAATGGCTACCTCAGTATAATGTAGCTACACGGGACAATTTTGAGAAAAGAGCAGCGGCAAGAATGACCCAACTTTTTCAAGATATTAGAAAAAACTTGCCTGTGAAACCAAATTGGATGGGGGATGATGTATTCAAAGAGATGAAGGAGTATTGGGAGTCTCCTGAATTTAAGTCAAAGTCCGAACAGAATAAAAAGAATTGTAATTCAAATGACGGCGCCTCAATTCATACATGTGGTTGTATATCTCATCGAGTGGTGATTTGGAAGAGAatg AAAGAAGCCACCGGAAAAGAACCTTCAATTGCGGAATTTTATTTTCAGACTCATcacacaaaaaatgaaaaatgttgGGTAAATGAGAAAGCTGAAGCTGCTTAT AATAATTTTGAAAGAACGAAACAAGAACTATCAGCTTCTCAAAGTGCATCAACTGAGGTAGGTGACACTAATTCAGCAAGCCAATTAAGTGAAATGGATATTTGGGTGCAATCTGTTGGTGGAAAGAAAAAAGGAAGGGTTGCGGGCCTTGGCTCCTTAGGTCGATCTGTAAAAGCACTTAAGCATTCAACATCTTCTTTACCTGGACAAATTGATGAGATGATTAAATCTCAGGTGCATGCTTCCAATGCTAACTTATATGCTCAGTTGCAAGAAGAGCGGCGCAAAAACAAAAAGATGAGGAAAGAATTAGACTTATTGAAGAAGTACGTGAATTTCAATGCATCTTCTTCAAATGAGTTATCATCTCAAGAAGACAATTAA
- the LOC138886913 gene encoding uncharacterized protein isoform X4 gives MTQLFQDIRKNLPVKPNWMGDDVFKEMKEYWESPEFKSKSEQNKKNCNSNDGASIHTCGCISHRVVIWKRMKEATGKEPSIAEFYFQTHHTKNEKCWVNEKAEAAYNNFERTKQELSASQSASTEVGDTNSASQLSEMDIWVQSVGGKKKGRVAGLGSLGRSVKALKHSTSSLPGQIDEMIKSQVHASNANLYAQLQEERRKNKKMRKELDLLKKYVNFNASSSNELSSQEDN, from the exons ATGACCCAACTTTTTCAAGATATTAGAAAAAACTTGCCTGTGAAACCAAATTGGATGGGGGATGATGTATTCAAAGAGATGAAGGAGTATTGGGAGTCTCCTGAATTTAAGTCAAAGTCCGAACAGAATAAAAAGAATTGTAATTCAAATGACGGCGCCTCAATTCATACATGTGGTTGTATATCTCATCGAGTGGTGATTTGGAAGAGAatg AAAGAAGCCACCGGAAAAGAACCTTCAATTGCGGAATTTTATTTTCAGACTCATcacacaaaaaatgaaaaatgttgGGTAAATGAGAAAGCTGAAGCTGCTTAT AATAATTTTGAAAGAACGAAACAAGAACTATCAGCTTCTCAAAGTGCATCAACTGAGGTAGGTGACACTAATTCAGCAAGCCAATTAAGTGAAATGGATATTTGGGTGCAATCTGTTGGTGGAAAGAAAAAAGGAAGGGTTGCGGGCCTTGGCTCCTTAGGTCGATCTGTAAAAGCACTTAAGCATTCAACATCTTCTTTACCTGGACAAATTGATGAGATGATTAAATCTCAGGTGCATGCTTCCAATGCTAACTTATATGCTCAGTTGCAAGAAGAGCGGCGCAAAAACAAAAAGATGAGGAAAGAATTAGACTTATTGAAGAAGTACGTGAATTTCAATGCATCTTCTTCAAATGAGTTATCATCTCAAGAAGACAATTAA
- the LOC138888037 gene encoding uncharacterized protein has translation MAEGLSARDHVLKMMSLLNELEVLGAVIDKKSQVEMVLETLLDIVALNVEKASVSKSKGNKKKKKAQKVLALGGATGVKKPKGKCYHCKQPGYHKKQCSAYLEKLNKQGFQETRRLSENEVCVFQANGEPAPALALRDIRVSFSSDRVLVLKDVLYIVEQPEIVMQPALHEEVNDIPVPQGMEDNIEASVRGNDDVIQQQNQPPPVVSSRSGRIIRKPLRFVLLGESYDRILEEPNTEPINYDESLHDADADKWVDAMKSKMDSMYSNQVGDLVELPTRVKLIGCRWIYKKKRGVDGKVQTFKARLIAKGFTQKEGIDYEEIFRR, from the exons ATGGCTGAAGGATTATCGGCCAGGGACCATGTTTTGAAGATGATGAGTCTTCTGAATGAACTAGAGGTCCTTGGAGCTGTGATTGATAAGAAGTCTCAAGTTGAGATGGTCCTAGAGACTCTGCTTGACA TTGTAGCACTCAATGTTGAGAAAGCTTCCGTTTCTAAGTCGAAAGgcaataagaaaaagaagaaggctcAAAAGGTTCTGGCACTTGGTGGTGCGACTGGTGTGAAAAAGCCCAAAGGCAAGTGCTATCATTGCAAGCAACCTGGGTATCACAAGAAGCAATGCTCTGCCTATCTGGAAAAGTTGAATAAGCAAG GGTTTCAGGAAACGCGACGGCTAAGTGAGAATGAAGTTTGCGTTTTTCAAGCCAATGGCGAGCCAGCACCAGCTTTAGCTTTAAGAGATATTAGAGTTTCATTTAGTAGTGATAGAGTTTTAGTTTTAAAAGATGTTCTCTAT ATTGTTGAACAACCTGAAATTGTTATGCAACCTGCACTCCATGAAGAAGTTAATGATATCCCAGTACCACAAGGCATGGAGGATAACATTGAGGCTTCAGTTCGAGGAAATGATGATGTGATTCAACAACAAAATCAGCCTCCACCTGTAGTGAGTAGTCGTAGTGGGAGAATTATTAGAAAACCTCTCCGGTTTGTGCTCTTGGGAGAATCTTATGATAGAATCCTTGAAGAGCCTAATACAGAACCTATTAATTACGACGAATCACTACATGATGCAGATGCTGATAAATGGGTTGATGCTATGAAATCTAAAATGGATTCCATGTACTCCAATCAAGTCGGGGATCTTGTAGAACTACCTACTAGAGTCAAACTCATAGGTTGTAGATGGATCTATAAGAAAAAAAGAGGAGTGGATGGAAAAGTGCAAACTTTTAAAGCTAGGCTTATTGCAAAAGGGTTTACTCAAAAAGAAGGGATCGATTATGAGGAAATTTTTCGCCGGTAG